Below is a genomic region from Venturia canescens isolate UGA chromosome 1, ASM1945775v1, whole genome shotgun sequence.
ATgcgtcatatttttttaaacaaatatTCTCATGGTATTCGCTTTGAGAGTAGTCGTTTAAAACTTCAATACTCTTTATTGTATTATTCTCTTGGCGTAgctcttgataaattgtacAGACACGAGACTCAtagtttctgagaaaaaaaaacagctttATTGTGATAAACGATAGATCGATTGGGAAActtgagaatgtttcaatcgCTTCATCCGACTCTGCGTCTTCCAAAATTACACTGACCTGTTTTTAATGTCAATTATGCTCGCTAATTCGCCATTGTAATATTGCATGTATGCGTgcctctgtgtgtgtgtgtgtgtgtgtgtgtgtgtgtgtgtgtgtgtgtgtgtacgtgtaCGAGTGTATGgatacattttatataaattagaattgtaaaaaatattgttatcgGATATTattgaagttggaaaaaaagtaaaaactatgaaatttgtagaggaaaaaatatttttaataaaccCGAGCGTATTCACCGATTAAAACGGTCAGTGTCCTTATTTTCTTTACTCCACAATATAGTTTCTCTGATCGTGCGCACGAAAAATTctccgatttattcaatttcaatgattCCTTAAAACGGGTATTCGAGTtttgaaacaacaaaatattcgATCCGTTACGGGGGACTGGCATTTTCAAAACTCACTTCGAATAACTACTAATCTTTAATGAATTTGCCGATTATtgcattatatttaaataaattaactACTTGGGCTGGGTCACCACGGCAGACGCTAGCACAGCAGCGCATATTGCGAGTGGTgattgtttattatttataattattcctACACAGGAGGAAGGTGACCGAGAATGCGCATTGGAACAAAGAAGAGCTTCGAAGGTGGCGAGGGAGGAGTTTTGTTTTAGTTTTGTGTTGTTGCGAatctcgaaatataaattcccCACTACTTTCCCCGATTGATAATGTCTTTTTGACGTTTCTGGTTGTCCttaagaattttcgatttcaggTGTTCCTTGTAATCGAGAATACCTCCTTGCCACTTTGTCACCGTCTCATTTTCGCATACCCAAATTTCTTCGGCAACCTGATTTCAAACGAAAGTAAATAAATGTTAAAATGACAAGAGAATCGTCGCAAATCACAATATATAGGAAAACGATGAAATAATAACCTGATTAATGAGTCTGAAGTCGTGAGAAACAAGAACCATTCCTCCGTCGAAATCGTTTATAGCGTCAGCGAGAGCGTCGATGGTTTCCATATCAAGATGATTCGTCGGTTCGTCCAAAAGCAACAAGTGAGGTACTTGCCAAGCCAACCAAGCGAATACAACGCGACAGCGTTGGCCATCGGATAATTGACGAATGGGACAGACCTGTTGAACGGGATCGAATGAATGCTTTATAATAGCGAACGAGAATGAACGACTTTAGCGAAAACCGATTGATCGAGATAATAACCTGCTGACGGCCCGTCAAACCGTAACGACCAATTATCTTGCGCATCTCTTCGCGTTCCTTTACCGCCGGAAAAGCCTTCATCATGTAATCCAGAGGGGAAACGTCAAGGTCAAGTAGTTCGTGAAGATGCTGATGATATCTCGCGATACGAAGATGActatttttacgaatcatacCGCTTGATGGAACCAACTACACTCCAGGGGGGTAGATTCGGAGgaggagacaaaaaaaatgatttttagtgATGAGTTTGTACCGATGAAAGATTGTAGTTTGAACGAGCAAATATTTACCTCTCCGTAGAGGAGTTTGAGGAGCGTACTCTTTCCTGCTCCGTTTGGACCGACCAGAGCCAGTCTCGTATCCAGATCAATGCCAAACTCAAGGTTTTTGTAGATCCATGGGGAATCTTCGTTGTAGCGGAAACTAACATTTTGCACCATGATAACCGGTGGGGGTATTCCACCACAGGAAGGAAAGTAAAAATTGAGAACTTTGTCGCTCGTTACTTTTTCCGTAAGTCCCTGAGCAACCATTTTCGCAagagttttttcttttgattgaGCCTGTCGCGCCAGTTTCGCTGAACCGTGACCGAAACGAGCTATGTAATTCTTCATATGTGATATCTGGTCCTGTTCCCAGTTATACTGCTTCGCTTGATTCTCCAAAAGTTCCATTCTGTTTGACAGTTTAGCGCATTATTAGGTGTTCCTTAGCGTTCTACGTTCGCAAGTTTCGCAAGTAGTATAATTCATATATTTACCTCGTTTTGACAAATGCCTCGTAATTACCGGTGTAATACTTGAGCTGCTTTTTGTTTACGTGAATAATGTTGGTACAAATGCCATTAAGAAAATCTTGCGAGTGAGATATTATAACAAGAATTCTTTTGTACGTTTTGAGTTCTTCCTCGAGCCATACGCAAGCATCTAAATCGAGATGATTAGTCGGCTCGTCGAGCAAAAGCAAATGAGGCTTAACGTAGAGAGCACGAGCTAAGGCGATCCTCATGCGCCATCCAccggaaaaatcttttgtcggTGTTCTTTGCATTTTTGATGTAAAGCCTAGACCATGAAGTATACCAGCGGCTCGTGCCTCGGCCGTATCAGCTGACATGTCGTCCAATCGCTCATACACGTCCATCAATTGTTCCTATCCCGTggaaatcgacgaaaaaacaaattcatcaTTGAATATCGAGAATCGAGTATCATTGGTCGGTACATCAAAATTCTGTCCAAGCAGTTTGTATATACCTGGGCATCTTCCTCGCCGCAGTCGACCAACTCTTCGGCCAGTTTTTCTAAACGTATACGCTCCTCGTCGACCTCCATGACGCATTCAAGAGCAGTCTTGTTGCTCGCTGGCATTTCCCTCGTCAGATGAAAGATGTCGATCGCATCGGGGATCGGAACTTCTCGATTTCCTACCACCGAGAGAAGCGTCGATTTTCCAGAGCCGTTCAGACCCAACAAACCGTAGCGTCTCCCACAATTCAACTCTAGCATAGTGTCTTGTAGCAGCTCACAGCCGTGAAACGTTATagaaaagtttgaaatttttatgtcaCGACTGCGAGGATGGGAGGCAAGAGCACCTGTACACGCGCGAGCTTCCGCGTTCAGTCTCGCATCTGATTCCAGCTTCATGCAAAGAGCCTCTGCAAACAAAACCAattctcacatttttttgtctttttttcttgaaccAGCTTTGTTCCATCGATCCATCTAAATGTATTTTCTGACTAATTATACCTTTGAGTTCTGTTCAgagtttaatgaaaaaaacattaataattcactaattttatttcacaaagtaTCGCTGTAGGttaaaaaactacaaattgcaaatttgacagggaacgaaatcgGAGAATCACTGGAATGATTAAAaggtttttttagatcatttggTTGGACTCCAaccttgcaaacttcagtgtcattgCAAAGGTTAAGGTTGAAACGAATACATTAATGGAAATAGATTAAAAACCATTGAATCGTAAAGGTTGATTAGAAGAGAATTTGCAGAGTTTATAGGAAGAATACAATGGAATTGAGTGTGTAAAGTACGAGCGTGAACTAACCTTCAGCGCTGAGGGTAGCAGCCCCGTTGGTACCGTTCTGGACATCTGACAGTGCGGGGCTCTGCTCTTTTCCTTCTTCCGTGGGTTTAGCCGTCCCAACAGGCTTTTTTCCTGATTGCCTTGCTTTCGCggcatcttttttcttctgctgTTGCTTTTTCTTGGCGTCGGACGGCATTCTATCTGCAATTTACTTCAAAATTGGCTATCACGCTCGTTCGTATAACctattgaatatttcaactAATCATAATTACGTAAGGTATGAGAATATTAAAGAAACCGGCTTGGCACGAGCCGTACAAACAAACACGATCTCATTCGAACGATCGCTCGATCAAAATCATTCGAGCATAGTGGCAGAAAGAGACTCAGATTTGGCGAacgccaaaaaaaaaaacgtgttacCATCCCCAGCAGCTGAGACAAAAGAATCGCGTGCCTCGAATCGAAAGTCCGAACTATTTTATACCCGTACCTTCTTCGTGCAAACGAGTATTCGAATTGACTAAACTGTCGAACGGCCCATCCAATTCTTTCTCATTGAGCGATTTAGTCAAACTGTCCAATTGAAAGTGCGTTAATTACCTAATTGTGCGCCAAAAAAAGGGATATCCGAACGACGGGACGACGGGTAGCTTCACGTGGATGGATAAGAGGCAAAGCCGTGTCAAAACCGAAGCAATCTGGTGGAGGTATTCGAACAGATGTCAGCACATGTACGGTTGagaattgaatttaaaaaaaaaaaaaaaaaaaatcaaacatccctagaaaaagtataaaaagaaTAGCTCAATTATACTAGCGCGTTAATGCCGTtgtaataagagaatttccaattttttttttcacgatatggataaatttttgaagcaatccATTTATATTGTGTGCGCAGACATCCATTCGATAAAAATCCTATTTTTCTAGCCTGCATCGTACGTCGAGGTATAAAGctcgattttgatttttacaGAGAAAAAGATTGTTTTTACCAATTTGCGTTCACTttattgtcgttttttttgttcacatTATTTTGTTCCTTTTGTGCTTTTATTATATCATCATATCCGCGTCAATTATCGACAAGtgataataagaaaaaaaaattactttatcGACAGTTgctacatgaaaataaagtgaaTGTTGCGTACCAGCTTCTCGAAGTGGCCTCAACCAATGTTTGGCGTCTAGATCGCGTGGCTGTGGCAGCACAGGCCCTCTCGAGCACAGAAGCAGCGAGATTAGCCGGTAAAGAAGAGAACGAGAAATGGGTAGATGGTTACCGCCTCAGCTGTGGAGTTAGTCGGTGCGAGAGCGTGAAGCCGAATTGGTGTGTTTTGTAagagataaaataaatattaattagTGTTAAAAAGGCCTCTCTATTTCTTCTCCCGTATTTCCGGTAGAGATTAGGACCTAAGTAACCACAGTGGTGACCCCGACGAAGAAGACGCAACAAAAAATAGCAATAGAAAAGAGTAGTGTGTTCCCGCGCAAAAACAGCGCAACACATGGGTTGTGGCGCCGAGTCATAACCTCTTTTTCAGACATTGAGAAGCGATTAGCGCAGAACAATTTTTATCTCACTCGCAGCGCATTAATATCCTAGCGCATTCCGAGATGAACAATTTGGTACATACGCCAAACCGGAGGCTAGACGGACTTTCGCACAGCACCACCGCCCGGAACACAGTTCCGCAAAACGCGGCCCCTCCGCAGAGCACGATCCCATCGCCGGATTCACACGGCTCGCAAACACAAGACGATCCCCTGAATCAGTCTCTCATTGATTTTGAAGGAGCAgatctttcaaatttcaacaacGACAACAACAATCAAGTCATGGACATCAGAAGTGCTCGGTTGGAACCCTTTTGGGTCCATGCGCCGAAGCTTTGGTTTATGTCAGCAGAAGCGTACTTTCAACAACACAGAATAACCTCGGACACATCCAAATTCAACGCAGTTGTCACGCATTTGGGTTCAACCGTGATGCTTCAAGTCTCGGACCTCGTAGAGGATGCACCAGTAAACGATAAGTACCTTACAATCAAACAAACTCTTATTGAACGGTTCTCCGactcaaaacaaaaacaactcAACAGGTTGTTAACGGAGATGGAACTGGGCGACAAAAAGCCATCGCAGCTGCATCGAGAGATGAAGAGACTTGCGGGCGATAGCCTCTCCGCTGAAGCCCTGCGTACCCTTTGGATGCAACGTATGCCATTTAATGTGCAATGTAGTCTCGCAGCGTATGAGGATAATCCGCTGGAAAAATTAGCTGCAATAGCAGATCGCATGACAGAGCTCACACCATCACCGCACAATCACAGTTTCGCTGTCAATGCGATACACAAACCATCGGCAGGCGATACGGCAACAACCGACTACGGTCAGCGATTGGGACGTCTCGAGAAAGGCTTAGCAGAAGTGACAGCGTTACTAAAAAAGAATCTTAGCGTGTCCAATACAGGAGCTAAAGACGAGGAGAGTTCCAGGCAAACACGCACACGAGCAAGAAGTCGTTCCAGAGACGCAGCAATATGTTTCTTCCATCGACGTTTTGGGCCAGCGGCCAGACGATGCGAAAAACCATGTGTTTTTGGTCCGACACCATCAGCAACAGCAAATACAGCGCCACAGGAAAACTAAACATGCCGCCGTCAGTCAGCTCGGTCAGCGACGGCATTCCTTTACAGTTCCGGCTGCACATCACTGAAAAACAAACGGGATTGCGATTTTTAGTAGATTCGGGTTCCGATGTTTCCATAATCCCTCGTCACAGTATAAAAAACATCTTGAAAGCGGGAGATTTCAAGTTATACGCTGCAAACAACTCAGAGATACGGACTTATGGAACTAAACTGTTCGTTCTGAATCTCGGTCTGCGTCGAGTTTTTAAATGGCATTTTATCATCGCAGAGGTGTCCCGCGCTATTCTGGGAGCAGACTTCCTGTCGCATTTCGATCTCTTGATTGATTTGAAAAGGAAGCAACTCGTCGACAACACGACGGGTCTCACATCTCGTGGGAACGTAGTGAAAACGACAGAGTACGACGTGTCGACCATCGACCAACAAGCAGATTACAAAAACATTCTCACTGACTTTCCTGACGTCATCTCGGCCTCAAAACCGCGCACAGGTATCAAACATACGGTCGTGCATCATATTGTCACGGAAGGGCCACCGGTAGCTTCTCGTCCACGACGCCTGGTCGGAGAGAAGCTGGTTGCCGCACAGAATGAGTTTAAATACATGATGGAACAGGGATGGTGTCGACCGTCAAACAGTCCATGGCAAAGCCCTTTACACTTGGTGGCAAAAAAATGCGGAGATTGGAGACCATGTGGAGATTTTCGACAACTCAACGCAAAGACTATCCCAGATCGCTACCCAATCGCGCACATCGAAGATTTCGCAAACAAATTGCacggaaaaacaattttttccaccttgGATCTCGTTCGAGCGTATCACAACATTCCGGTCGCCGAGGAGGATATACCGAAGACAGCGGTAACTACACCTTTTGGGTCTTTCGAATTCGTCGTAATGCCGTTTGGATTGTGCAATGCTGCGCAAACGTTTCAGCGGTTTATCGACACGGTGCTGCGGGATTTAGATTTCGTCTATTGCTACATTGATGATATACTTATTGCCTCAAGCAGTGAGGAAGAGCATCAGCGACATTTACGAGCCGTTTTCAAACGCTTGTCAGATTACGGGCTCACGATCAATCTTGCGAAGTGTGCCTTAGGAAAGTCAGAAGTGTCCTACCTGGGCTACACAATTTCGGGAGACGGCACCAAGCCACCGAAAGAACGAATACAAGCCATCGTTGATTACAAGAGACCAGAGACGATCATCGAACTCCGCAGATTCTTGGGCGTGGTAaatttttaccgacgtttcaTTCATCGGGCAGCCGACATGCAAGTGCCGTTAAACGAATATTTAGTCGACTCGAAGAAAAACGATAGACGAGCAGTAAAGTGGACGGAACGATCGGAAAAAGCATTCGAAGAATGCAAGAAGAGCATCGTAGAAGCAGCATTGCTCACACATCCTACAGAGAATGCACCCCTTTTACTCACTTGCGACGCATCGGATGTTGCGATTGGGGCAGTTTTAGAGCAGCAGGAGCAAACAAGCTGGCGACCTTTAGGTTTCTTTTCGAAGAAATTAACCGAAACCGAAAAGCGTTATAGCACCTACGACCGGGAATTGCTTGCCATCTATAGCGCAATCAAGCATTTCAAGCATATGATCGAAGGACGAAATTTTGTGGTGAAAACTGATCACAAACCACTTACCTTTGCGTTCGCGCAGCGTCCCGACAAAGCTTCCCCTCGGCAATTGCGGCAATTGGATTTCATTGCACAATTCACGACGAAAATCGTGCATATCGCGGGATCCGAAAATGTAGTAGCGGATGCTTTCTCTCGGTTAGAGGAAATAGACATGCCGGTCATCATCACCACTCAGGAGCTACAGGTGGAACAAGAAAAGGACGACGAACTTCAACAGCTTCTTCGCTCCTCGACTTCGTTGAACATGAGCAAACATGAAATTAACGAGCGCGAGTCGCTATACTGCGACACTTCATCAGGAAATATACGCCCCTACGTTCCAGTCACGCTTCGGAAACGGATTTTTGACGCGGTCCATGGACTTTCACATCCAAGCGGACGCACAACAAGCAAaatgattaaagaaaaattcgtGTGGCCAGGGATGCGCAAAGATATTTTGCAAATGGCGCGTACGTGTCTGCCTTGTCAAAGAGCCAAAATACAACGACACACGAGAAACGCGGTAGGTAAGTTCGACACACCGGATAACCGATTTGACCACGTGCACATCGATATCGTCGGTCCGCTACCGCCATCACAGGATTATCGATATATACTAACGatgatcgatcgattttctcGATGGCCCGAAGCAATACCTCTACGAGATATCACCGCGGATACGATAGCCACCGCATTTTATGTGCATTGGATTGCGCGCTTTGGCCCGCCTCTGACGATCACGACTGATCAGGGGTCGCAATTCGAATCAACACTTTTCAATGCACTAGCTAGACTCGTGGGAGCAGAGAGAACACGAAGTACAGCGTACCACCCAACAGCGAACGGTATAATAGAGCGTTGGCATCGATCGCTCAAAGCGGCGCTCATGTGCCACGAGTCGTCGGCATGGGCAGAAACGCTTGCGACAGCGCTGTATGGGCTTCGCGCCTGCTACAAGGAAGACCTGAAGGCGTCCGCCGCCGAACTGGTGTACGGTACACAGTTGAGACTGCCAGGAGAATTTTTCGGAGAGAGAAACACAGCGGTTGGAAATCCACAAATTTTCGTAGAGAAGTTCAGGTTGCAGATGCAACAGCTTCGCGCTACTCCCACGGCACATCACTCAAAAAAGAGCCTGTTCGTGCACAAAGATCTGCATACTTGC
It encodes:
- the LOC122405584 gene encoding ATP-binding cassette sub-family F member 2 encodes the protein MPSDAKKKQQQKKKDAAKARQSGKKPVGTAKPTEEGKEQSPALSDVQNGTNGAATLSAEEALCMKLESDARLNAEARACTGALASHPRSRDIKISNFSITFHGCELLQDTMLELNCGRRYGLLGLNGSGKSTLLSVVGNREVPIPDAIDIFHLTREMPASNKTALECVMEVDEERIRLEKLAEELVDCGEEDAQEQLMDVYERLDDMSADTAEARAAGILHGLGFTSKMQRTPTKDFSGGWRMRIALARALYVKPHLLLLDEPTNHLDLDACVWLEEELKTYKRILVIISHSQDFLNGICTNIIHVNKKQLKYYTGNYEAFVKTRMELLENQAKQYNWEQDQISHMKNYIARFGHGSAKLARQAQSKEKTLAKMVAQGLTEKVTSDKVLNFYFPSCGGIPPPVIMVQNVSFRYNEDSPWIYKNLEFGIDLDTRLALVGPNGAGKSTLLKLLYGELVPSSGMIRKNSHLRIARYHQHLHELLDLDVSPLDYMMKAFPAVKEREEMRKIIGRYGLTGRQQVCPIRQLSDGQRCRVVFAWLAWQVPHLLLLDEPTNHLDMETIDALADAINDFDGGMVLVSHDFRLINQVAEEIWVCENETVTKWQGGILDYKEHLKSKILKDNQKRQKDIINRGK
- the LOC122418377 gene encoding uncharacterized protein, whose translation is MNNLVHTPNRRLDGLSHSTTARNTVPQNAAPPQSTIPSPDSHGSQTQDDPLNQSLIDFEGADLSNFNNDNNNQVMDIRSARLEPFWVHAPKLWFMSAEAYFQQHRITSDTSKFNAVVTHLGSTVMLQVSDLVEDAPVNDKYLTIKQTLIERFSDSKQKQLNRLLTEMELGDKKPSQLHREMKRLAGDSLSAEALRTLWMQRMPFNVQCSLAAYEDNPLEKLAAIADRMTELTPSPHNHSFAVNAIHKPSAGDTATTDYGQRLGRLEKGLAEVTALLKKNLSVSNTGAKDEESSRQTRTRARSRSRDAAICFFHRRFGPAARRCEKPCVFGPTPSATANTAPQEN